In Montipora capricornis isolate CH-2021 chromosome 4, ASM3666992v2, whole genome shotgun sequence, the DNA window TTCGAAGGGCTTTGGTTGCAAAAAGCGCAGATGGTGCCacaataatatataatatatcgGGTTCCAATTTTCATAGAAACGCACTTTCAAAATTCAATACTTTATTCATGGCTGactgattaaaaaataataatcttgGCTAGCGAggcaaaagaatgaaaacaaagCTTCCCCTATTGCTAGACTTCAATAAAAGCTTGAAAGCTTTGAACGAAGAACCTTCCAGTAGTCATCTCTAAAAGATGTTGCTACGCAGGCCATTTGCTGTTTTAATTTGTTATTGGAGGGTGTTAGTAACATCCACCCATTTTCAGAGAACAAATgaaataacaaattaattaaaacaGCAAATGGTCTGCGTAGCAACAGTTTTTAAATTATCGAAGAGCTCTGAAAGGAGTTTTTCCGTAGTCTGGACGCGCGTGATTTGAGGCACATGGCAAAGAATTTTCGGCTTCAGGGCTCTTCTTTCCGTCGAGGACACTTCCTAAATTTGAGGGCCAGGAAATCAAGCCTTCTGTTCTGTTTTGCCATCGTTGATTCCACGACTTGTTTCAGCCTTTTAACGTAACGGCCAACATTCCAAGTTATCAAAGCTTATGTTACAGTAGCTTGTTTAAAACTTTTTCTACACGCGGAAAATCTTCCTTACAAAGGTATTTATTTTAACTTAGTCATTCCTTGATCATTTTCTTTCCGCattcaagttttaaaatttaagtGTTTACATTTATTAGCGGCTTTGGCGCTTTTTCAGCTTTTGTAATATCCACAGCTTATGGCTTTAATCGATTCTTGTTACATCCCAAACAGAGACCTCACTCCATAActttctgaaaaaagaaaataaattgttCAAATAAACAGTGGCACTGTATAAAGAAAGTTAAATGCGATTAAATCCTCCGAACCTGAACTTTAGAACTTTTAAGTGTCAAGTACATAAAGAGCTGAGGCACTAATTGAGAACATTGTGCAGCAGGCAAATAAACATATCGCAAATCGTTTGTTGGTTTCTGAGGAGAGGTGAAAACCGTAGTACCCGCAGAAAAAAACCTCtagaagagtagagaactaacaaactcaaccgacATGTGATACCaagtctgagaatcgaaccggggacacattggtgagaggcgagtgctatcACCAATATTGGCTAAATTACGGTTTTACAGGCTTTTCGATCGGTCCCAGTAACGAGTCCTTTTTCTGCGACTCCTTAAGCAGATGCCAGGAAAATCAGCAATTGTTATTTACTACTGATATAATTTTGCCCGAGCAGGGCCTTTGCAATGGATGGGATAATACACCGTGGGAACTGCCCTAACATTCTTTTGTTAGTGTCCTGGCTATCGCAAGTCGGGCAAGATAATTTTATAGGACTCGGCTTTAACCGGAACAAGCGAGAGACCCCTTAAGTCTGAGAGTGAATTTGGCCTCTATTTTATGCAGCTTGCATGCGAGCTTTTCCCGGGTTCATTCTGTCATCCTCAAATTACTCCGTGGTGTGCGAGTTGACAAAATCCTAAATTTCGGCCATAAAATCTCGCGAACACCTTCCAAAcactttttttggcttttccAAAGTAGCTATTTCCTCAAAAATAGAGTTTCTTCACTTTCATGCATCATTCAGCAGAAAATAGCAAGGTTATATTCTTCCTTTAAAGTATGCAGAGAGGTTATAAGTTTTAGACCTGAAAACGGACGGGGTGTATTTTCCCAACATTTTGTAAACCATATTTCAGCTGAAAATTGACGGTACAGAAGAAAACTCTTCTTCGGGGctttaaattgaaaaagggcAGAAAGGCGCTGGATCCGTAGGTTCAATGTTACACTGAAACTCACCGTTGGATTCACAAAAGCGGCAAGTCTTTGCACAATTTTCGTCCATGTAGTGTTTCCATATTGGTGGGCTTCTACACAAGCCTTCTCTTTCCCACTTCTCACATTTAGCTGTGTCTTTCTTATCAAGGCATACCCCTGAGATAAAAAATTAGGAGTCGTATAACTGGCAAGATGTTCTAGTGGGTCTGTCTTTTTATTTGCCGAAGTTAAATATGAATAACCCTTTTGAATAGTTCTTCACACCACGTGTCTAGCTGGTATATAGGGATGCGCCTTCAAATTGAAGGCATAATATATAAGCCCATGAGTCCGACTCACAACTAATAAGGTTAACAACGGTCTAACGAATGCGGCAATGACAAAtccttattaataatatatactTGTAATAAAATATGAGATAGTCTAGAGAGACAGATTATGCTTAAGGGTTCGGTACGCAGTACTTACCGCATTTTCCACATGTCTTGGGACAGTGCAGTTGAACGAAGGTCCTCATGTTGTAAAATGGAGATTCACACCCTGCCAAAATCCGGCATGCTCTGGGATACGTGTCTTCACAGGCTGTCAAAATAGACGGCGAACAAAATAAGGACTCATTCTCGGCTTGACTGCGTGGCTGTCATGGCTGGCTCTCAATACAATGTGGCAGGCGCAATAGGCTCGGGCAACGGGGAACCGTCGGATACGCGCAAGCAAGGTGCGAGAAGCGCTCGAGAAATGGAAAACAATGATTTAGGCGGGCGATCAAGTCCCGTAGGGGCTGTTGATTGTACAAATGATGACTTGTACGAATCACCAGATCACTTTAAACCCGGCTATGTTATTTCTTCGAAGTTTAAACTAATGATAAGGACCTTAAGACAGAAGCATGTCAAAAAAACATCCAGAGTTTCAGTgatgaaaactttttttgaCTACTTGATTGGTATAATAAGGCGCTGGGAGGGATGGTTTTGCATGGAAAGTCCCTGTTATTGGAGTGCGAAGCGTAAATTGCATTGAACTTCCAAGACGCGGTAGCCATAGCTACTATGAAAAAGCGGTGAATGTCAGGAGACGTTGGATGTGGAAACCTCTCATTCTCTTTCAACTTACGCAGACAGCCTTGTTCGTTCCACCCTGTCGCTTCCTGACCATTCCAACAACATCCATATACCGGTTGATTAAATTCACATTCGGCTGTAGGACTTGGTGCCTCTGTTGACAACAAATAATTCATATCGgcattttaaaattcaaagggTTGAGTTAACTAGTGTAAGAAGCACCAGCACCGGACCATCATTTTCTAGGTGTCGATATGTGCAAAAATGCCGGTGAGGGCCGGAGATATTTCCATCACTTCCCACCAGGGAACCTTTTGAAGGGTGAGGTTGGTAGAAAGTTTTCTATTCCAGGTGGTCAGATGGCGCAGAACATCTGGAATCgttgttattattttgttattttatttgtttaagcaggttgaagttttggcagctattcagctgatgtggacctgctatacccacccacccagaTACACACCGAgggcagccacaacaccgggaacttcatcccctactcttctcgaatagtgtgtgggttctttaacgtcccaaagggaactaatgaacatggaagcgTTTAATGCGTTTAAACAGGCATAACCGGGAGAGACTCGTTTCTGCTTGCCCGCAACATCTTTCTTGTTAAAGGAAATTAATGTATATTTGAATTGCAGGTTATAAACGGAAGAGAGAGGTGATCATGGCTTgcacttatctgaacaatttaagcaagcCACCTGAAATATTCATGTGGCTCCAACAGGATCGATTCCACCCATGACCTCAGTCTGCAAtgtcggtgcaatgctctaccatttgagcGATGAAACCACTCGATTGGGAGCGGgttaatttgttgggctcaattgcttaaattgtccagataagtaaGAGGATCACTTTTCTCAATCATCTTTCCTTTTTGCGTGTCAGCTATTTTCTAAGGATATTTTTCAGCCAACAAATTGAAATCACGAATACTTCATGTCGATATGTGAAACCAATTTTCGTAATTTAAGAAATGCACAGTCGAGAGACAATAATACGGGTGTTCCTCGGTGTATGTTCTAACGACTTTTatttcgtgtagaagacacacacacaagcttttgttacgtcatgtgtgtcttctacacgaagtaaaagccgttCTAACGGCTGGACATAACTACTTTTTTTACTTACTACAGAGCCCGCAGGTATAAGCACAGTTGTCTCGGAGCCATCTTCTTTTAAATGGTGATGTGTTCTTGCTGTCACACTCGTCTTTATCAATGTTCTCGCAGTTTTTCAGGTCGACACACAACTTAACTGCGCAAAGAAAAAAACTCAAAGATTGAAGTTCAGTACAGTTGTTAAGAATTGATAAACAGATAACCAGTCCTGATCAGACTTCATCATAAAGGAAAAGCAGAGGCTTGCTATTAATTCTTTAATTAAAATCTATTTCAACTCCGTGTTCCTTTTAACCATAACTGATTGTAATGATGATGAGCTAGATAAACTCACAATAGTTGTCAAACAACAATAAAGCTCAAGTCCGAAGTAAGAATTAGATTTTGATTTTTCTACTTATTGACGTgccaatagacctctttagcttgtacgttttgtttttctcatttcagggaaaggttagggttagggaacAGTGGTAGTCTTTACACTTGGCTGTTAAGTAGGACTTAAGTTTTACTTACGTTTTACTTAAGTAgggctcgaaccagtttcaacgcttccaagtgacgctcttattagaaggatcggcaccacaacgttgtatcatgtattggcaatattgtggtaccaaatgaaacacgaattattgctgaacaagatacagtcattattgtgacgtaatatgtcaccgtggcaacgggcaagccctgtaaaaacaccctttattttgtctttagttgctcatatgtCAAAAACGAACGAGGAGCCCCTATTTTTTacttctgaaaagtaatcagaagggcatggTAAAACTTTCTGTAAGGTTTTAAAAACTTCTGTCCAGTGGATTCAGAGCTAACTtaattttgtgatgtttttaaggtagctctgaatccttttgacatttttttaactctgccgaaagtttcatcgtggccttctaatcatttttcagcaataaaaaagggggggtgaccaagttcgtttttcagatatgagcaactaaatcctggctttcccgttgccaagatAACTTataacatcacaataatgatgacatcttgtttggaaataaccagtgtttcatatggtaccataacattgctgttacgtgatacagtgttgtagcgttattcgatctaaacagagggtcttctaagtgttgaaaccctctcgagcctccttaaccaaAAATGCGCGTGTGAACGCCTAAGAAAAAACTCAAGTTATTTTACGTTGCATCTCATTAATGTCGGAAAGTTGAAACGATGCATGTAAGAGATAAGTGACTTGAAAACCATCCTTACGACCTACTTGCGGTTTCTTGGGCTGCGCTAGGAGGTCCAAACATGTCAATCACGGCATACCATTGTCCTTAAGTTTACTCGAAGTGTTTGAATTATTTGTCTGTAATGCCTTAAGTAAGAAAAATATACTTGACTTGAGATTTTCCTAAGTTTACTTACGATCTGGTGTGAAGACTCcgagtttttttcaaatgtcgtcttacaCGCACGTGCATatatatgtacgcataacttatgaaaaaacaaaaggaaaattcctttgggaacatcacgtggtctgaaatgggaaaataaaacgtacaagctaaagaggtcagtgggccatttccgagttgctgtttgtctcggtttcgaagtgaatcttggtgctcaactattgtaaggcaaatgagtttgatttccataagaatacgcaactcattaccatttgaatggttgtgcaccaggactcgctttgaaactgaggcatgcagcaactcggaaatgagcTATTGAAAGGTTGTTGTAGTGTTAATGCTCAAAGAagcctggaaaacaaaaaacaaaaacaaaaacaaacaaaaattaaaattctagaCTAGAACGAGACTCGAACTCGTGACCATGACCCCCCTTCTCCCCCCCCTCCCAGTGCCATTGAC includes these proteins:
- the LOC138044490 gene encoding uncharacterized protein encodes the protein MSEMSLLRIVIIFLTWECLPAKFVERNQPFLKTQEQQQLDEKTSMAELKRLFESLDQMSASSQATDDSAVDGPVAWYEPEADEPLYDKEKCADRLTKCQIFLDNHECYDERFEKWMQSRCRKTCGFCEEKCWESKYGCCPDHKTLADGPRQAGCGVKLCVDLKNCENIDKDECDSKNTSPFKRRWLRDNCAYTCGLCKAPSPTAECEFNQPVYGCCWNGQEATGWNEQGCLPCEDTYPRACRILAGCESPFYNMRTFVQLHCPKTCGKCGVCLDKKDTAKCEKWEREGLCRSPPIWKHYMDENCAKTCRFCESNESYGVRSLFGM